The Alkalihalobacillus sp. TS-13 genomic interval ATGAATGGCAATGGAAGAATATCATCATCCAAACCTTTGTAGAAGAGCTCGCTAAGAATCGTATTGTAGCGTTAGGTGAAGGGGATGACGTTTACCTGCCGCAGCAATCGATTCGGACGTTCGCCAATCAGACTGACAAGGAGAAGCATCATGTGAAAGTACCGATGAGTATCCTGAACACGCTTGTCTATCGGGGCCTTCCGTCAGAGCGAACGTTGATTGCACCGAGAATTACCGAGTTCATCAAAGGGATCTATGAGAAGGATGCATTTTTAAAAGACGAATGCCAGGTGATTCTGCCTGGAGAGATTGCGAGTATCAACTATGGTCATCCTCAATTTGAAGCGTTGAAGCATGCTCCTTATCAATACTTGGAGATGCTCGGGGTCATATGGCGTGAAAGCATTTATACGTATTTGGAAGATGGAGAGCAGGCGATTACACTGGCGGCTCTCACTCATATTGATAAAAACGGAAAGCCATTCGTACAGAGCTTGATCGAGTCTTCCGGTTTGACGGCGGAAGAATGGATGAAAGATTTCTTCAAGACGGTTATGAACCCGTTGCTCCATTACATGTATCAATACGGCACGGTGTTTTCACCGCATGGGCAGAATACGATTCTGGTGTTGAAAGATCACAAACCGCATCGGTTGGCGGTGAAGGATTTCGTCGATGATGTCAATATCAGTGATCAGCCATTTGAAGAGCTCTCTGAATTGGCCGATGATCTGAAGGCTGTGTTACGGAGTGAGCCGCCTGAAGGTTTAACTCAGTTTGTTTTCACAGGGCTGTTCATCTGTCATTTGCGCTATTTATCAAATGTGCTTGTACGTAATGGATTGATGGAGGAGAAGAAGTTCTGGGAGCTTCTTGCACAATCGATTCGTGGATACCAGGCGATGTTTCCGGAATTAGAGGAGCGTTACCGTTTGTTCGACTTCTTTAAGCCTCAGTTGACGAAACTGTGCCTAAACCGGAACCGCATGGTCGACTACGGATATGCAGAAGGCGACGACCGCCCGCACGCATCCGAATACGGCAAAGTGAACAATGCGCTAGCACAGTTTGAATTGATTGAAAAATAAGTGAAGAAACCACCTCTGTTAGGAGGTGGTTTTTCCTATTAGACAGATTTTCTCTAGCTGCGATATGAAAGGGGCTTTTTCTAAAAAGACTTAATTTAGGAGATTTTGTACCAAATTTAAGAAAAAGAAGCCCGTATCATGTAAGACGTCTACTCGTAGTGCTTCTTCAACACGATTTTACGGTACATGCCGTTCATCATAACCGGTCTATCCTCTATTTTCATCATCGTATGGTTATTTTTCTGAAACACATCTTCAAAGTCTACGCCAATATCTGTTCCGAGCACTGAGATGATCGGTCTGATCAACCTTTTCCCGAACGATATTTTTCCATCAGGAGGTGTGAATTTATCGAAAATGATCAATTCACCATTCTTGTTAAGCACTCGCTCCATTTCTCGAAAACAAGCTCCAGGATCTGGTACGACTGATAGAATCAAGCTCGCGACGACATAATCAAATGTCTCTTCTTTAAAAGAGAGATTCTGAGCATCCATTTCTAAAAATCGGATGTGGCTATCCTTGAATTTGACCTCAGCCTTTTTCAACATATCACGCGAATAATCTATAGCCGTGATGTGCAAATGGTCCAAATCAATCAACTCCAAATCAGCTCCTGTCCCCACTCCTGCAAAAAGAACGGCGGATTCATCACGAAAAGTGGCAGCATCAAAAACGTTCGAACGAGCGGTACGGAACATCCCAGCATTAAAGATCGAATCATAGATCGGCGACGCTGCTTTATAAATGATTTTATTCCATGAATTGTTCATTGATTTCTCCTACTCTCAATTTACTTTTCAATATACACGATATTACCGTATTTTGGTAAGATGGGGGTAGTGTATTTTTAAAAATGGGGGAGGCGGCAAAAGTGAATATGCATCCACAGTGGCTTTCAACATTCGAGGAAATGTGTGAGTGGGTTAGTTGTTTGCGCAGTATACCAGTTGAATTATGGCTTAAGCCGATGGATGAAGGGAAATGGTCGCCCGGTGAAATCATCAGCCACTTCTATTTTTGGGATCGATTCATCTATACTGAAAGATTATTAAAATTAGAAAGCAAAGACTTCAAAAGAGCTGATGTAGAGGAGATGAACAAAAATGCTGGGGACTACGCAAGTTCCGGGATAAGCAGGGAAGAGATCATCTCGATGTTCATCCAGTCCCGAATAGAGATCTGTCTTTTCATTCAAGGTTTGCCTCGCGAGCAACTGGAAGCCCCGTTCAAGATTGGAGAGAATTCGATTACAATCAAGGGATATATTGAGGGGATGATCGAGCACGATCTGCATCATAAAAAGCAAGTTGAAGATTTTTTAACTCGCGAAGGAGATTTCAATGTCAATAATTCAGGCAGTGTTCATTAACTGTGATAGAACGTTCGGTGGTGGTACGGAAGTGGAATACCCAGGGGAATTCGTTCCATTTACTGGAGTTCTTAAAGCAATTCAAAGATTAAAACAGAATATTGGATGTTGAATATCGAGAACTAGAACATGAAAAGACTTTTAAGTACTGGCATCATTCTTCTCCTCACAGTCATGATCTTTTTTTCGCCTGCAATATTCCAAGAAGGAAACCGATACCGCTTCTTTTGGCTATTAAAAAATTAGAGCAAACAGACAGAGGGTCCATACAGTTTGCTGAAACGGAAACCCATATTCGCTACATATCAAAAAACAAGAGGGAACACCGAGATGATGTCGTAAAAAAATGCTGCAAAAGATGGATTGGTCATATAAAGATCAACTCGGCTCAGACTTGGTTTTTGAAAGTGGACCGAAACATTAACAATTGAGATAAGTCAATATTCGAAACCCTATTATTTATGGAAACTACCAAAGGAAATTCAACAAGAATAGGAAGAACATAATAATGTTTGAGGGATTTTTTTATTTGGCATTACTTCAATAATCTGTACGATCTTCATCGTCAATTTAATTACATTAGCGAAAAAAATTGTAAGGGAGGACGAAAGAACACTTCGTCCAACAATTTGGGTTACTGTTTCATTTATTTTCATCGTTTATATGATCATAATAAGCAATGGTGCGATTTATTAAGCAAATAAAATTCAAAGTGGTTCAGTTCGGATCATTTATCCATGGACTCAATAAAACCTTTTCCGAATTCAAGACATGCTTGTTCATCCTCATCCTCTGGTGTCAGTTCCACTTTCAATCCTTCTAGTACGATTTTTGCTCCAAGTTCAGACAGCTTGTCTTGTAAAATATCAACTGCTGCACCGTACTGAGGATACATGGAGTCACAGGATCCGAATGTTGCAGCACGAATACCTGACAAATTAACATCCTCAAGGTCATCATAAAAGTCTTCCATCTCATCAGGAAGGTCTCCATCTCCCCAGGTATAGGATCCCAATAGGAGCCCATCATACGTTCTCAATTCATCTACTGAAATGTCATCGATATCGATTTGTTTTTTGACGATCTCTATGTTG includes:
- a CDS encoding IucA/IucC family siderophore biosynthesis protein, producing MIYSKEVERVLKEKNWLVANQNLLAKMLAEYTYEDMIHPDVIGENSDWKVYELPVSENKKYRFKAQPRLFDSLDVDAASIEVTVDGSWRDAKSAIEFLLDIQPNIGMSAETAGHLIKELNHTLLADTHLLAKDSKTSDELVDEDYSMIEGEMSGHPWITYNKGRIGFGYDDYVAFAPENQQQVKLLWIAVHKESATFQSVEGLAFQHVLADELNDAEVERFEQVLADKGVEKTDYFFMPIHEWQWKNIIIQTFVEELAKNRIVALGEGDDVYLPQQSIRTFANQTDKEKHHVKVPMSILNTLVYRGLPSERTLIAPRITEFIKGIYEKDAFLKDECQVILPGEIASINYGHPQFEALKHAPYQYLEMLGVIWRESIYTYLEDGEQAITLAALTHIDKNGKPFVQSLIESSGLTAEEWMKDFFKTVMNPLLHYMYQYGTVFSPHGQNTILVLKDHKPHRLAVKDFVDDVNISDQPFEELSELADDLKAVLRSEPPEGLTQFVFTGLFICHLRYLSNVLVRNGLMEEKKFWELLAQSIRGYQAMFPELEERYRLFDFFKPQLTKLCLNRNRMVDYGYAEGDDRPHASEYGKVNNALAQFELIEK
- a CDS encoding class I SAM-dependent methyltransferase gives rise to the protein MNNSWNKIIYKAASPIYDSIFNAGMFRTARSNVFDAATFRDESAVLFAGVGTGADLELIDLDHLHITAIDYSRDMLKKAEVKFKDSHIRFLEMDAQNLSFKEETFDYVVASLILSVVPDPGACFREMERVLNKNGELIIFDKFTPPDGKISFGKRLIRPIISVLGTDIGVDFEDVFQKNNHTMMKIEDRPVMMNGMYRKIVLKKHYE
- a CDS encoding DinB family protein, with the translated sequence MHPQWLSTFEEMCEWVSCLRSIPVELWLKPMDEGKWSPGEIISHFYFWDRFIYTERLLKLESKDFKRADVEEMNKNAGDYASSGISREEIISMFIQSRIEICLFIQGLPREQLEAPFKIGENSITIKGYIEGMIEHDLHHKKQVEDFLTREGDFNVNNSGSVH
- a CDS encoding flavodoxin, with product MKRVLILYASMSGNTEEMADLIERGLRSDNIEIVKKQIDIDDISVDELRTYDGLLLGSYTWGDGDLPDEMEDFYDDLEDVNLSGIRAATFGSCDSMYPQYGAAVDILQDKLSELGAKIVLEGLKVELTPEDEDEQACLEFGKGFIESMDK